From a single Oceaniferula flava genomic region:
- a CDS encoding efflux RND transporter periplasmic adaptor subunit, whose amino-acid sequence MKQLIWMTSAAAISLVASCDKKAAQQGAAPPKALVEFVHPEKKEIIDWDEYNGRLEAMESVEVRARVGGMLEEIHFTDGQMVEKGDLLFTIDAKPFAAALAAAEADLAQAESARNLAKTNFERGQKLLSRNAISKEEADIRSGDFTVAEARVQAAKARVETAKLDTDYTKVRAPIGGRISDHYVSTGNLISGGSAQSTLLTRIVSVNPIYCRIDADEASVLKYMRLDQEGKRKSARDHKVQAQLAITGDQGYPREGYVDFVDNSLNPETATLRARTIFENKDGLLVPGMFAKVRLPGSGKFMATLVPEIAIQTQQDFTFLLTVDGNETVKVVPVELGPTYGDMRAINGELPADLRVIVSGITGARPGASVQAIPFEDDQATAGK is encoded by the coding sequence ATGAAACAATTAATCTGGATGACCTCCGCAGCAGCAATCTCTTTGGTAGCGAGCTGTGATAAGAAAGCAGCCCAACAAGGTGCGGCACCACCCAAGGCGTTGGTTGAATTTGTGCACCCTGAAAAAAAGGAAATCATCGATTGGGATGAATACAACGGACGCCTTGAGGCCATGGAAAGTGTCGAAGTCCGCGCCAGGGTGGGTGGCATGTTAGAGGAGATCCATTTCACGGATGGACAAATGGTCGAAAAAGGAGATCTGCTATTCACCATTGATGCCAAGCCTTTTGCCGCAGCTCTAGCAGCAGCCGAAGCTGACCTTGCGCAGGCAGAATCAGCCAGAAATTTGGCTAAAACGAACTTCGAACGTGGCCAGAAGCTGCTGTCGCGCAACGCGATTTCAAAAGAAGAAGCCGACATCCGCTCCGGCGATTTCACCGTGGCCGAGGCTCGAGTGCAGGCAGCCAAAGCGCGTGTCGAAACAGCTAAACTCGATACCGATTATACCAAAGTGAGAGCGCCTATCGGTGGTCGTATCTCAGATCACTATGTTTCCACCGGCAACTTGATTAGCGGTGGTTCTGCTCAGTCGACCTTGCTGACCCGGATTGTTTCGGTGAACCCGATCTATTGTCGGATCGATGCTGATGAAGCCTCCGTGCTGAAATACATGCGTCTCGATCAAGAAGGTAAACGTAAATCCGCTAGAGATCACAAAGTGCAAGCGCAGCTCGCGATCACTGGCGATCAGGGCTACCCGAGAGAAGGATACGTGGACTTCGTTGATAACTCACTGAACCCGGAGACTGCAACACTTCGTGCACGGACTATTTTTGAGAATAAGGACGGTCTACTCGTTCCTGGAATGTTTGCCAAAGTCAGGCTGCCTGGCAGTGGCAAGTTTATGGCCACCTTGGTGCCTGAGATTGCCATCCAGACGCAACAAGACTTTACCTTCCTGCTGACGGTGGATGGCAACGAAACGGTCAAGGTGGTGCCAGTCGAATTAGGGCCAACCTATGGAGACATGAGAGCCATCAATGGCGAGCTTCCGGCTGATCTACGCGTCATTGTTTCAGGCATCACCGGTGCCCGACCGGGAGCTTCGGTGCAGGCAATTCCCTTCGAAGACGATCAAGCTACTGCTGGGAAATAG
- a CDS encoding efflux RND transporter permease subunit yields MKLPQFFIDRPIFASVISIVIMLVGGIAYLTLPVAQYPEIAPPTIQVTASYPGASPDVLAETVSTPLEQEINGVEKMIYMTSQSTSNGAVTITVSFEQGTDVDEAQVLVQNRVSRALPKLPELVQRTGVVTEKASPDLLLVAHLIADDGELSQLFVGNYAYLRVRDELLRLNGVGNVTVFGASEYSMRVWLDPQKLAARNLTSGDVLAALSEQNVQVAAGTIGKQPMDQSMAFEMSVLAKGRLKDAEEFEQIIVKTGDSGQIVHLGEVARIELGSQDYSRESYLDGKPAIGIGVTQKPGSNALETAQEVEDTLERLSQDFPVGLSHTIVYNPTVFVEESINSVYHTLIEAVCLVVIVILVFLQNWRASLIPLLAIPVSLIGALGVMAAMDFSLNNLTLFGLVLAIGIVVDDAIVVVEGVERHLEEGLSPKDATSLAMKEVSGALVSMALVLCAVFVPTAFITGISGQFYQQFAITIAVATVISAFVSLTLSPAMCAILLRSPDAKKDWFQKGADLIFGWFFRLFNRFFNKLSNVYGGIVKRVTRFAVLMLLLYFGLVGLGGFTFTKVPSGFIPTQDQGYLILSIQLPPAASLSRTRDVVKEAGEIARGIDGVGHTVEIAGFSGATRSIASNAAAIFVILDPFDERTASGRNSAVISADLKKALAPVTESNNVVIAPPPVRGIGTGGGFKLMLQSQANGSYDELEKVTQEFLMKVNKDPSTAYAFTTFSAQTPQYYADIDRDKAKMMNVPMSNVFETLQVALGSSYVNDFNQFGRSYRVIAQAESQYRDQESDVRLLSTRNSDGKIVPLGSLVKMNRVTGPDRVVRHNLYPTAEIIGITAPGVSSGDSLDAVEKLAEQLPPGYTFAWIDIAYQERAAGNTAALVFALAVVFVFLLLAAQYESWGLPMAVILIVPMCLFSAIAGVMLREMDNNILTQIGFVVLIGLAAKNAILIVEFARQQEDDGKDRFEAAIEACRLRLRPILMTSFAFILGVVPLVISTGPGAEMRQSLGTAVFAGMLGVTFFGLIFTPVFYVLVRGMFQKRRDRQALEAKS; encoded by the coding sequence ATGAAACTACCTCAGTTTTTCATCGATCGACCGATTTTTGCTTCGGTGATCTCCATCGTCATCATGCTGGTAGGCGGCATTGCCTACCTGACCTTACCGGTGGCGCAGTATCCAGAAATTGCTCCACCTACTATTCAGGTGACAGCCAGCTATCCGGGTGCCAGCCCTGATGTTTTGGCCGAGACGGTTTCCACTCCGTTAGAGCAGGAAATCAATGGGGTGGAGAAAATGATCTACATGACCTCCCAGAGCACCAGTAATGGAGCGGTGACGATCACCGTGTCTTTTGAACAAGGCACGGATGTGGATGAAGCTCAGGTGCTGGTGCAGAACCGGGTGTCGCGCGCCTTGCCCAAGCTGCCCGAGTTAGTGCAGCGCACCGGTGTGGTGACGGAAAAGGCCAGTCCCGATCTTCTGTTAGTAGCGCATTTGATTGCCGATGATGGTGAGTTGAGCCAGCTTTTCGTAGGCAACTATGCCTACCTGCGAGTCAGAGATGAACTGCTCCGCTTGAACGGGGTGGGCAATGTCACCGTCTTCGGTGCCAGCGAATACAGTATGCGGGTGTGGCTCGATCCACAAAAACTAGCAGCCCGGAACCTCACCTCCGGCGATGTTCTTGCGGCTTTGAGCGAGCAGAATGTGCAGGTGGCCGCAGGCACGATCGGTAAGCAGCCGATGGATCAATCGATGGCGTTTGAGATGAGTGTGCTGGCCAAGGGCCGACTCAAAGACGCTGAGGAATTTGAACAAATCATTGTGAAAACCGGCGACTCCGGACAGATCGTGCACCTCGGTGAAGTGGCTCGCATCGAGCTGGGTTCGCAGGACTACTCCCGTGAAAGTTATCTCGATGGAAAACCGGCAATCGGTATCGGTGTGACCCAGAAACCTGGGTCGAATGCGTTAGAAACAGCTCAGGAGGTGGAGGACACCTTGGAGCGTCTGTCTCAAGATTTCCCCGTGGGGCTCAGCCACACCATCGTTTATAACCCAACCGTTTTCGTCGAGGAATCGATCAACTCCGTTTACCACACCCTGATCGAAGCGGTCTGTCTGGTGGTCATTGTGATTTTGGTATTCCTGCAGAACTGGCGAGCCTCGTTGATTCCGCTGTTAGCCATTCCGGTTTCCTTGATCGGTGCCCTTGGAGTGATGGCGGCGATGGATTTCTCGCTGAATAACCTGACCTTGTTTGGACTCGTGCTGGCGATCGGTATTGTGGTCGATGACGCCATTGTCGTGGTTGAGGGCGTTGAGCGCCATTTGGAAGAAGGCTTGAGCCCGAAAGATGCCACCAGCTTGGCGATGAAAGAGGTCAGTGGTGCCTTGGTGTCGATGGCGCTGGTCCTCTGTGCCGTGTTTGTTCCCACCGCATTCATCACAGGTATTTCCGGACAGTTCTATCAGCAATTTGCCATCACCATCGCGGTGGCCACCGTGATCTCCGCTTTTGTTTCACTGACTCTGAGTCCGGCGATGTGTGCCATTCTACTGCGTTCGCCAGATGCGAAAAAAGATTGGTTTCAGAAAGGTGCCGATCTGATTTTCGGTTGGTTCTTCCGCCTGTTTAACCGCTTCTTCAATAAGCTCTCGAATGTTTATGGCGGTATTGTGAAACGAGTGACGCGCTTCGCCGTGTTGATGCTGCTGCTTTACTTCGGCTTGGTAGGTCTCGGTGGTTTCACCTTCACCAAGGTGCCCAGCGGATTCATTCCCACTCAGGATCAAGGGTATTTAATTTTATCGATCCAGCTGCCACCTGCCGCCTCATTGAGTCGGACCCGTGACGTGGTGAAGGAAGCCGGTGAAATCGCTCGTGGCATCGATGGTGTCGGCCACACTGTGGAAATTGCCGGTTTCTCCGGTGCGACCCGCTCGATCGCGTCCAATGCAGCAGCCATCTTTGTGATCCTTGACCCCTTCGATGAACGCACCGCATCAGGGCGGAACTCGGCCGTGATCTCGGCGGACCTGAAGAAGGCACTGGCTCCCGTGACGGAGTCGAACAACGTGGTCATCGCGCCGCCACCAGTGCGTGGTATCGGCACCGGCGGAGGATTCAAGCTCATGCTGCAAAGCCAGGCCAATGGCAGTTATGACGAGCTGGAAAAGGTGACCCAGGAGTTCTTAATGAAGGTCAACAAAGACCCAAGCACGGCCTACGCCTTTACCACCTTCAGTGCCCAGACGCCGCAGTATTATGCTGACATCGATCGTGATAAGGCGAAGATGATGAATGTTCCGATGTCCAATGTTTTTGAGACCTTGCAAGTGGCCTTGGGCTCATCCTACGTGAATGATTTTAACCAGTTTGGTCGCTCCTACCGAGTGATCGCACAGGCGGAATCGCAATACCGCGATCAGGAAAGTGACGTCCGCCTGCTGAGCACACGGAACAGCGATGGCAAGATCGTCCCGCTCGGGTCCTTGGTGAAAATGAACCGGGTGACCGGCCCGGACCGTGTGGTTCGTCACAACCTTTACCCCACAGCAGAAATCATCGGCATCACCGCGCCCGGCGTGAGCTCCGGCGATAGTTTGGATGCGGTGGAGAAATTGGCTGAACAGCTACCACCCGGATATACTTTTGCCTGGATTGACATCGCCTATCAGGAGCGAGCTGCGGGGAACACAGCCGCGCTGGTATTTGCTTTGGCGGTGGTCTTTGTTTTCCTTCTGTTAGCGGCCCAGTATGAAAGTTGGGGACTGCCGATGGCGGTGATCCTGATTGTTCCGATGTGTCTGTTCAGTGCCATTGCCGGAGTCATGCTGCGCGAAATGGATAACAACATCCTGACCCAGATCGGCTTTGTGGTTCTGATTGGCCTCGCTGCCAAGAATGCGATTCTGATTGTCGAGTTTGCCCGCCAGCAGGAGGACGATGGGAAAGATCGCTTTGAAGCAGCCATCGAAGCCTGTCGACTCCGTTTGCGCCCGATCCTGATGACCTCCTTCGCCTTTATTCTAGGCGTGGTGCCACTGGTTATCTCCACCGGGCCTGGTGCCGAGATGCGTCAGTCGCTGGGAACGGCGGTGTTCGCCGGAATGTTAGGTGTGACCTTCTTCGGCCTGATCTTCACCCCGGTATTCTATGTGCTGGTTCGCGGTATGTTCCAGAAACGGCGCGATCGCCAAGCCCTGGAGGCCAAAAGTTAA